The uncultured Bacteroides sp. DNA segment AAAGAGACCGGAGCCGCGATCACCAATCCCAATGCGGTGAGCGACATGGAGTGCGGAGAGGGATTTGACAGGGGATCCTTGGAACTTATGGGCAAGCAAATGGATTTGCTCAAAGCGCTCAAAGCAACAGGGAAACCATTGATTGTGGTTTATATTGAAGGACGTCCGCTGGATAAAAATTGGGCGGCCGATCATGCGGATGCCTTGCTTACCGCCTGGTATCCCGGACAAGAGGGGGGTGATGCGATCGCGGATGTTCTGTTTGGCGATTACAACCCGGCCGGCCGTTTGCCCGTTTCCGTTCCACGAAATGTGGGACAACTTCCTGTCTATTACAATAAGAAAAATCCGGCTACTCATGATTATGTTGAAATGTCTTCCACGCCACTTTATCCTTTTGGATACGGGCTAAGCTTTTCTACTTTTGAGTACTCGAACCTGAATATCTCACAGAAGGCGCCTTCTTGTTTTGAAGTGTCTTTTGATGTCAGTAATACAGGGAAATACGATGGTGATGAAGTTGCCCAACTCTATCTTCGGGATGAATATGCGTCGGTGGTGCAACCGGTGAAACAGCTCAAACATTATCAACGCCTCTTCATTAAAAAGGGAGAAGTGAAACGTGTCTGCTTTTTGCTTGCGGAAGAAGATTTCTCCTTGATCAATGCGGATATGAAGCGGGTGGTGGAACCCGGCGACTTTCAAGTCCAGATAGGTGCTTCCTCGAATGATATACGATTAACAGATAAAATAGCAATCAAATGAACAAGTTTAAATTTGTACAATTAGCCGGGATGTTGCTATGGAGCATTATGGGTTACCAGCAACAGGCACTTGCTGCAAAAAGCAAGAATCCCGTTCAGTATGTTGATCCTAGAATCGGCTCCGGCGGACACGGACATGTGTTTGTGGGGGCGAATGTTCCTTTCGGATTTGTACAGTTGGGCCCTACCGAACCCGTCAGAGGCTGGGACTGGTGCTCCGGTTACCATTATAGCGACTCCGTCCTGGTAGGTTTCAGCCATTCGCATCTCAGTGGAACAGGCATAGGCGACTTGGGCGATATTACCTTCTTTCCTACCCAAGACCAAAGCCGCTCGGCCTGTTTTAATCATGATGATGAAACAGTCTCACCGGGATATTATTCCGTTCGCTTGTCCCCGTCCAATATAAACGTGAAACTCACCGCCACGGCACGAACGGGCTTTCATCAATATACATTTCCTGCCAAGGGAGAAGCCATGGTGGTGGTCGATCTGCAAAAAGGGATTGGTTGGGATCAATGGACCGACAGCCGTTTGGCGCAAGAGAACGATACGTTGATTTCCGGATACCGCATCTCAACCGGGTGGGCAAAGAATCAGCAGGTCTACTTTGCCGCCGTCTTTTCCAAACCGATTCGTCACTTTACAGCGATCAATGATTCTGTTGGAATCTTCTCCTTTCTGACGAACGGAGAAACCGATCCGCTTTATGTCAAGGTAGGTCTGTCTGCTGTCAGTGTGGAAAACGCAAAGCTAAACCTGGAGGATGAAGTTGGTTCACGTCATTTTAACGCAGTGGCCGATGAAGCGAAATCTCTTTGGAACAAAGAGCTGCAGAAGATACAAGTTTCCATGGATGATGATGTCGCTAAAAGAATCTTTTATACCGCATTCTATCATACGATGATCGCTCCGTCCGTGTTTTGCGATGTCAATGGAGACTATCGGGGAAGTGACGGGAAGATCTACCGGAAAGCTGATTTTGTGAATTATACCACTTTCTCTTTATGGGATACTTATCGGGCGGCGCATCCTCTGGCCACGCTGGTTCACCCGGAACGCATGAGGGATTATGCCCAAACGTTGCTCGCTATTTTTAAGCAGCAAGGAAAGTTGCCCGTGTGGCATTTGATGGGCAATGAGACGGATTGCATGGTGGGTAATCCCGGCATTCCCGTATTGGCTGATTTGTTGTTGAAAGGATTTGTGGCAGATAAAGAAGCCGCCTTTGAGGCCATGAAAACTTCAGCCATGCTCGATGAACGCTCGATGAATTTGTTGAAGGCGTATGGCTATATTCCTTATGATAAAGAGCCGACAAATGAAACGACTGCCAAGGGGCTTGAATACGCTTTGGCGGATGGTTGCGTGGCGCAAGTTGCCCAACGGCTGGGCAAGAAGGACGACTATGCCTATTTTCATCGCCGGAGTCAGTCTTATCAATTTTATTGGGACAAGAACACCCATTTCATGCGTGGCCTTTCCTCTACCGGCAGTTTTAGTGAACCGCTGGATCCGTTTGTGAGCAGTCCTGGCAAAGGTGATTATACCGAAGGCAATGCCTGGCAGTATGTCTGGCTCGTACCGCATGATGTACATGGATTAATCAAATTATTCGGAAGTGAGGATGCCTTTACCTCGAAACTGGACTCCTTGTTCGAAGTGAAAGGCGATTTGGGAAAAGAGGCCGCTCCCGACATTTCAGGTTTAATAGGGCAGTACGCGCATGGCAACGAACCCAGTCACCACATTCTCTATTTATACAACTATGTGGGGAAACCATACAAGTCAGCTCCGAGATTGCGCGAGGTGATGCAGACTTTATATCACGATGCCCCGGATGGTTTGTGCGGCAATGAAGATGTCGGCCAGATGTCTGCCTGGTATGTTTTATCCGCACTCGGTATATATCAGGTAAACCCTGCAGGAGGTGTTTACGTCTTTGGCAGTCCGATCGTCAATGAAGCCGAGTTGGCTGTGGGGGCGAACAAGACTTTTAAGATTATCGCCCATAATAACAGCAAAGAAAACAAGTATATTCAGTCGGTTAAGCTCAACGGAAAAACGTACACTAAATCATCTATTCATTATAAGGATATTGTGGCAGGTGGTGTGCTCGAGTTTGAAATGGGAAGTCAACCCTCTTCAACCTTTGGAGTGGCTCCAAGGGACAGGCCTTAACTTTCAATGTCGCTTAGTTGAGCAATCATCATAATCGTTTTTAATATGATTTCTCATACCCGATGACATTTTCATGTTTGATGTTACAAATCTTTAATTTTCATGCAACCTTTTTCACTACTATTCCGTCTAAATAAATGTAGCGCGCACAAATAGGAATAAAACGTAGTATTAATAAGGAATAGTCTTATTACATGAAAAAGGTATTTAGCATCGTGATTGCATTAATAGCTTGTCAAACACTATTTGCTCAAGCACTGCAATTAAAGGGATTAGTGATGTCATCGGGCAAGCGACCGGTGGAATTTGCAAATGTGATTCTTTGTAAAAGTGATTCTGTTTTTGTGACTGGTGGCACAACAGACGCGAGAGGTAAATTTAGTATGAATAACCTTCAAAAAGGCGGCTACAATTTACAGATTTCTTGTTTGGGGTATCAAACAAAAACGGTTAGTATCAATGACTTCACAAAGAGTGTGGATCTTGGGAGTATAGAGATGGATACTGCGGCAGTGGCTTTGAGTGAAGTGGTTGTTACAGCTGCCAACGTCATAAATAAAGTAGATCGCAAAGTGATACTGCCGAATGCTTCTCAGATGAAATCATCTACCAATGGATTTGATCTTTTACAGCGATTGAATTTAAGTCGCATTGATATAGATCTCTTGAGGAATACGATCTCTGCTGCCGGTGGTGGTGAAGTACAGTTAAGAATTAATGGTATAAAATCAAGCGTTCAGGAGATAAAATCGATTCGTCCTGAAGATATTATTCGCATTGAGCATCATGAAGAACCGGGACCTCGTTATGAAAATGCGGAAGCGGTTATTGACTACATTACCCGAAGGCGAAATACGGGCGGATTTATCTCTATGGATTTAAGTAATTCCTTGCAATTGCCCTTTGGCGATAATAGCTTTAACGCCAAAGTAAATTATAATAAATCGGAATTTGGAGTCTTCTATAATGGTAGTTACAGAAAGGTTAAAGAGATGTGGCGCAATAATTCAGAGACTTTTAATTTTGCCGATGGAAGTACTTTGACGCGCATTGAAAAAGGGATGCCGGACAAATGGTGGATGAATTGGCATTACATGCACCTGAATTATAGTTATCAGGAGCCTGATAAATGGTTTTTTAATGCTACCGTGCGAACGAGTATTAATGATGTGCCGAAAACGAACTACAGAAGCTTACTTTATTCTTCGGACAATCCACATGGGAGTGTTGACATGAACGATAATTCGTCTTCAAAAATGCATATTCCTTCTTTAGATCTTTATTTCCAGAGTAATCTGAAAAATCAGCAGTTTCTTATGTTTAATCTTGTTGGGACGTATATTGATACAGAAACCAAGAGGTATTATAGCGAGATACGTGGAGGGGAGGCTCTTACTGAATTATTGAATAATGTGGATGGTAGCAAATACTCTTTGATCGGCGAAGGTATTTATGAAAAGGGGTTCAAGGCCGGGCGCTTGAGTGTAGGATTGAAGCACACTCAGAGTTTTACTGATAATACTTACTCCGGTACTAGTATTGCTGAAACAAGCATGAAGCAGGCTGAAACTTATTTATATGCTGAGTTTCAAGGTACAGCGAACAAATTTAGTTATTCAGTAGGAATAGGCGGAAGTCGTTCATGGCTCAAAGAGAAAGAGGAGGGGTATCAGAACTATACTTTCCGTCCAACGATTAGTCTGAAATATAAAATGAGTGATAACTCTTCGCTTCGCTATCATGCCAGTGTGTATAGCTCTGCCCCGTCTTTATCCGACCTAGGGGATGTAGAGCAAATGATTGATTCGTTACAAATACGAAGAGGAAATAAGGCACTTAAACCTGATATGAGATATACTCACTCTTTGAATTACGACATCAAGAAAGGTATTTTCAGCGGTAGCATGTATATTGGCCACAAATATTACCACAAGCCTATCATGGAAAGAACATTGATTGAGGATGATCTGTTTGTTCGGACCATGGAAAATCAAAAGAGCTGGCAGAAACTAACCACGGAAGCCGAGCTATCTGTTCGTCCGTTCAAAGATTTTCTGACACTAAAGTTTGTAACCGGAGTTAATTATTTCGATAGTAAAGGTCTTGATTATCATCACACTTATACCGATTGGTATTACCGTGCTAGCGTGAATGCTTCTTATAAGGAATGGTCTCTTTTCTTTGATATTAAAAAAGGAAGCAATGATTTCGATGGAGAAACGTTAGATTATAATGAGAACTTTCATGCTTTAGGAATAATGTACAAACATAAAAATTTGAGTTTGGGTGCTAATACCTTAAATCCGTTTACAAGTGTTTGGAAAGGTGGAAGTAATAATCTTAATGCCTTGGCTTCTTCTCAAAAGCGGATCTATATTGGAGGACTATCAAACACGGTAGTATTCAAAGTTTCTTATAACTTTAACTTTGGTCGTAAATTACAATCTGTAGAGAAGAGATTAAATAATGAAGATAAGGATTCGGGAGTTTTGAATGGTGGCAAATAAAAATAGATAGAAGGGGCATGCACAAAAATGTAGCGCTAAAACACAAAAAGCTTCAGATAAAATCTGAAGCTTTTTTAATATGGGTGGAAGACGGGGCTCGAACCCGCGACCTTCGGAACCACAATCCAACACTCTAACCAGCTGAGCTACGTCCACCATATTGCATTTCTCTAATGCGGTGCAAAGATAGAGAATATCTTTGATTCTGCAAATAGATTCATTTGTTTTTTAACTAAAAAGTATACTCATTTATCTCATGGTTATACTTTCTGAAAAGGGATCGGGAAGTTTCTGTGAAGATTTTCAAGCGATTACGTGCTGCAGGAGGAAGTGAGTCGTTTGAAATGTTCACAGGTACAAGCATGTGATTTTTCTTTCCTGTCAGAACAGGACGGGCGACCCATACCAAGCTATAGCTGCAATGGCTCACATAAGTGGCACTATCTTTGGTCAATTCGAGCTTGAAAAGTAAACCGCCATCTGTATTGGGAGCCGACATGTGTGAAATGAAATTTCCAAGAGAATAGACTACGGCATGTTTGTTACCACTCACACTGTCTGTTCGTAATTCCATCGGTTGCACCACGTGAGGATGAGAGCCGATGATATGAGTGACACCTTGTGAGAGTAGCCAATTAGTTAAAGATGTTTGTTCTTTGTTGGGAAGTTGCTTATATTCTTCTCCCCAATGCATGCATGCTATGATAGCATCGGGCTTGAGTGCCTGAGCAGCTTTTATATCATTGCTCATGATGCTTTTGTCGATGTAGTTCACTACGTTGGGCAAGCTTACGGCAATGCCATTTGTGCCATACGTATAGTTCAGTAAAACGATGCGGAATCCTTTTTCTTCTATCAGTAAAGGATAACGTAATTCTCTGATTGCCTGATTTATATAGGTTCCGGCATGAGGAATACGCAAAGAATCGAGCAGGGAGATCGTGCGCTCTAGTCCGGCTTTTCTGCGGTCGAGGCAATGATTGTTGGCAGTGAGAAGAATGTCGAATCCTGCATCCTTAATGGCTGAGAGGTATTCGTCGGGTGCACTAAACTGTGGATACCCTTTGTATGGTTTACCCCCCAGTGTAACTTCCAGATTACCGATTGCTACATCTGCTTTACTAATTTCTTCTTTTACGAATTTGAAACATGCAGTATAATCGTATCCGGAAGCAGTGCGAGCAGCATCTATTTGCCCCTGGTGTTGCATCAGATCACCGGCAAACAATAACGTTATTTTTTTAGGAGCTACACTGTCGCTCTCTGTAGTAATGCTGGCCTTCTCTTGAGACGCCGAACTACAGGAGAATGAAAGCAGCAGAATAAGAAGAGGAAAGGAGAAAGCTCTCATTATAGTGTTGGGGATTTAGTGTATAATTTAAGGTAAGTGCAGAAAGAAGGTTAGAAAAATGAGCGACACTTTATTCCGCTGATATTAGCATCGGCAGTTCATATCGCTCATTTTGTTTTTTATTTATAGATTGCCTTTTTTCCGGCAAGCAAGGTGTTCTTCATTAGCGAGACAATAGTCATCGGTCCCACACCACCCGGTACTGGAGTGATGAATGAACATTTGGGTGCAACCTCATCAAACTTCACGTCACCGGTTAGTTTGAAACCTGATTTGGTTTTGTCTGATGGTACCCGGGTTGTTCCAACGTCGATTACTACAGCGCCTTCTTTCACCATATTGGCAGTAAGGAAGTTGGGTTGCCCCAAAGCAGCAATAATGATATCAGCTTCCTGACATTCTTTTACCAAATCGTGCGAACGGCTGTGGCATACGGTTACTGTTGCATCTCCCGGATAGGCTTTCTGCATCATTAGGGCGGCCATTGGTTTGCCAACAATATTGCTGCGTCCCAGTACCACACATTTTTTGCCGGATGTTTCTATCTCATATCGTTTTAATAATTCCAATATTCCATTGGGCGTTGCTGAAACATAACAAGGCAAACCAATAGACATCCTTCCCACATTGATGGGGTGGAAACCATCTACATCTTTGCGGTAGTCGATTGTTTCAATTACTTTTTGTTCCGAAATATGTTTGGGAAGAGGTAATTGAACAATGAAACCATCCACGTCGTCATCAGCGTTCAACTCACATACTTTGGCAAGCAATTCTTCTTCGGTAACATCACTTTCATAGCGAAAGAGCGAAGATTTGAATCCACAGACTTCGCAGGCTTTTACTTTTGCTGATACATATGTTTCACTTCCACCGTCATGTCCGATAAGTATTGCTGCCAGATGAGGTTGTTTTCCTCCTTTGGCCACAATGTCGGCTACCTCGGCGGCTATTTCTAACTTTACTTGTTCAGAGATTGCTTTTCCATCAATTAATTTATAATCTGCCATATCTTGAGTTATTCGTTACCGTTTCATTTTTGGCATCATTTTGCCCATTTTGCTTCCGGTCACCATCTTCATCATTTTGCGTGTCTCTTCGAATTGCTTCAGCAGGCGATTTACTTCCTGAATAGTGGTGCCACTTCCCTTTGCTACACGCGTGCGGCGCGATCCATTGAGCAGAGCAGGGTTTGAACGTTCTTTCGGAGTCATGGAATGAATGATGGCCTCTATGCTTTTGAAGGCATCGTCATCAATATCAATGTCTTTGATAGCCTTACCTACTCCCGGAATCATTGATGCCAGGTCTTTCAGATTACCCATCTTTTTGATCTGTGCAATCTGGCTAAGGAAGTCGTTGAAGTCAAATTGATTTTTAGCTATTCTCTTCTCTATTCGTTTGGCTTCTTCTTCGTCAAATTGTTCTTGCGCACGTTCTACCAGTGAAACAATGTCACCCATGCCAAGAATACGGTCGGCCATACGGGCGGGGTGAAATTGATCGACAGCATCCAGTTTCTCACCGGTTCCTACAAATTTGATAGGCTTGTTGACTACCGAACGTATAGATAATGCAGCACCACCGCGGGTATCACCATCAAGTTTGGTTAGTACTACTCCATCAAAATCTAGGCGGTCGTTGAATTCTTTAGCTGTGTTTACAGCATCTTGTCCCGTCATTGAGTCGACTACAAACAGAATCTCATTTGGATTAATAGCTTCTTTGATCGCTGCTATCTCGTTCATCATCTGCTCATCTACAGCTAGACGACCGGCTGTATCGACAATAACCAAATCATATCCTTTGGCCTTAGCCTCTTTAATTGCATTTCGGGCGATTGAAACAGGATCTTTGCTGTCGATTTCCGAGTAAATAGGCACTCCGATTTGTTCGGCAAGAACACGTAGCTGTTCGATAGCCGCAGGGCGATATACGTCACAAGCAACAAGCAAAGGATTCTTTCCCTTTTTGCTTTTGAGCATTCGCGCCAACTTGCCCGAGAATGTAGTTTTACCCGAACCTTGCAACCCCGCCATCAAAATTACTGCAGGCTGTCCTTTCGTGTCTATATCTACAGTTTCGCCTCCCATTAATTGAGCTAGTTCGTCGTGCACGATTTTCACCATTAACTGGCTGGGCTTTACGGCAGTAAGCACGTTTTGGCCTAACGCTTTTTCCTTCACTGTATCGGTGAAAGTTTTAGCCACTTTATAGTTTACATCGGCATCTAGAAGAGCTTTGCGCACATCTTTTAGTGTCTCGGCTACATTGATCTCGGTGATTTTGCCTTCACCTTTCAGAATCTTAAACGACCTCTCGAGTCTTTCGCTTAAATTATCGAACATATATTAATCACAAATTACAAATTATCTAATTTTCGGTTCTTAAGGATGCAAATGTACGAAAATTCCATTTATTTATATCCTTTTATTCTGCCATTTTGCCTTTTTAAAGTAGATATAGCT contains these protein-coding regions:
- a CDS encoding GH92 family glycosyl hydrolase, with amino-acid sequence MLLWSIMGYQQQALAAKSKNPVQYVDPRIGSGGHGHVFVGANVPFGFVQLGPTEPVRGWDWCSGYHYSDSVLVGFSHSHLSGTGIGDLGDITFFPTQDQSRSACFNHDDETVSPGYYSVRLSPSNINVKLTATARTGFHQYTFPAKGEAMVVVDLQKGIGWDQWTDSRLAQENDTLISGYRISTGWAKNQQVYFAAVFSKPIRHFTAINDSVGIFSFLTNGETDPLYVKVGLSAVSVENAKLNLEDEVGSRHFNAVADEAKSLWNKELQKIQVSMDDDVAKRIFYTAFYHTMIAPSVFCDVNGDYRGSDGKIYRKADFVNYTTFSLWDTYRAAHPLATLVHPERMRDYAQTLLAIFKQQGKLPVWHLMGNETDCMVGNPGIPVLADLLLKGFVADKEAAFEAMKTSAMLDERSMNLLKAYGYIPYDKEPTNETTAKGLEYALADGCVAQVAQRLGKKDDYAYFHRRSQSYQFYWDKNTHFMRGLSSTGSFSEPLDPFVSSPGKGDYTEGNAWQYVWLVPHDVHGLIKLFGSEDAFTSKLDSLFEVKGDLGKEAAPDISGLIGQYAHGNEPSHHILYLYNYVGKPYKSAPRLREVMQTLYHDAPDGLCGNEDVGQMSAWYVLSALGIYQVNPAGGVYVFGSPIVNEAELAVGANKTFKIIAHNNSKENKYIQSVKLNGKTYTKSSIHYKDIVAGGVLEFEMGSQPSSTFGVAPRDRP
- a CDS encoding TonB-dependent receptor, producing MKKVFSIVIALIACQTLFAQALQLKGLVMSSGKRPVEFANVILCKSDSVFVTGGTTDARGKFSMNNLQKGGYNLQISCLGYQTKTVSINDFTKSVDLGSIEMDTAAVALSEVVVTAANVINKVDRKVILPNASQMKSSTNGFDLLQRLNLSRIDIDLLRNTISAAGGGEVQLRINGIKSSVQEIKSIRPEDIIRIEHHEEPGPRYENAEAVIDYITRRRNTGGFISMDLSNSLQLPFGDNSFNAKVNYNKSEFGVFYNGSYRKVKEMWRNNSETFNFADGSTLTRIEKGMPDKWWMNWHYMHLNYSYQEPDKWFFNATVRTSINDVPKTNYRSLLYSSDNPHGSVDMNDNSSSKMHIPSLDLYFQSNLKNQQFLMFNLVGTYIDTETKRYYSEIRGGEALTELLNNVDGSKYSLIGEGIYEKGFKAGRLSVGLKHTQSFTDNTYSGTSIAETSMKQAETYLYAEFQGTANKFSYSVGIGGSRSWLKEKEEGYQNYTFRPTISLKYKMSDNSSLRYHASVYSSAPSLSDLGDVEQMIDSLQIRRGNKALKPDMRYTHSLNYDIKKGIFSGSMYIGHKYYHKPIMERTLIEDDLFVRTMENQKSWQKLTTEAELSVRPFKDFLTLKFVTGVNYFDSKGLDYHHTYTDWYYRASVNASYKEWSLFFDIKKGSNDFDGETLDYNENFHALGIMYKHKNLSLGANTLNPFTSVWKGGSNNLNALASSQKRIYIGGLSNTVVFKVSYNFNFGRKLQSVEKRLNNEDKDSGVLNGGK
- a CDS encoding CapA family protein; translation: MRAFSFPLLILLLSFSCSSASQEKASITTESDSVAPKKITLLFAGDLMQHQGQIDAARTASGYDYTACFKFVKEEISKADVAIGNLEVTLGGKPYKGYPQFSAPDEYLSAIKDAGFDILLTANNHCLDRRKAGLERTISLLDSLRIPHAGTYINQAIRELRYPLLIEEKGFRIVLLNYTYGTNGIAVSLPNVVNYIDKSIMSNDIKAAQALKPDAIIACMHWGEEYKQLPNKEQTSLTNWLLSQGVTHIIGSHPHVVQPMELRTDSVSGNKHAVVYSLGNFISHMSAPNTDGGLLFKLELTKDSATYVSHCSYSLVWVARPVLTGKKNHMLVPVNISNDSLPPAARNRLKIFTETSRSLFRKYNHEINEYTF
- the folD gene encoding bifunctional methylenetetrahydrofolate dehydrogenase/methenyltetrahydrofolate cyclohydrolase FolD, which gives rise to MADYKLIDGKAISEQVKLEIAAEVADIVAKGGKQPHLAAILIGHDGGSETYVSAKVKACEVCGFKSSLFRYESDVTEEELLAKVCELNADDDVDGFIVQLPLPKHISEQKVIETIDYRKDVDGFHPINVGRMSIGLPCYVSATPNGILELLKRYEIETSGKKCVVLGRSNIVGKPMAALMMQKAYPGDATVTVCHSRSHDLVKECQEADIIIAALGQPNFLTANMVKEGAVVIDVGTTRVPSDKTKSGFKLTGDVKFDEVAPKCSFITPVPGGVGPMTIVSLMKNTLLAGKKAIYK
- the ffh gene encoding signal recognition particle protein translates to MFDNLSERLERSFKILKGEGKITEINVAETLKDVRKALLDADVNYKVAKTFTDTVKEKALGQNVLTAVKPSQLMVKIVHDELAQLMGGETVDIDTKGQPAVILMAGLQGSGKTTFSGKLARMLKSKKGKNPLLVACDVYRPAAIEQLRVLAEQIGVPIYSEIDSKDPVSIARNAIKEAKAKGYDLVIVDTAGRLAVDEQMMNEIAAIKEAINPNEILFVVDSMTGQDAVNTAKEFNDRLDFDGVVLTKLDGDTRGGAALSIRSVVNKPIKFVGTGEKLDAVDQFHPARMADRILGMGDIVSLVERAQEQFDEEEAKRIEKRIAKNQFDFNDFLSQIAQIKKMGNLKDLASMIPGVGKAIKDIDIDDDAFKSIEAIIHSMTPKERSNPALLNGSRRTRVAKGSGTTIQEVNRLLKQFEETRKMMKMVTGSKMGKMMPKMKR